DNA from Lemur catta isolate mLemCat1 chromosome 7, mLemCat1.pri, whole genome shotgun sequence:
AACATACATATATTGAAACATGTCTTGTGCACCACAagtatataccattttaacagGTCAAttattataccttaataaagttgggtaaaaatattaaaaaggaacaattttagaagtataaaataaattggaGCAGGGTTCTGGCAAGATTAATATGGCAACAGAATGTAGAATATGCTTGGgagaaaagctattttttaattatatcaaaCAAACTCCCTGAAAAAAGACAAACTCAGAAAAATCAAGTAAACATGCTCAAAATacagtactttatttttaaacctgAAAATTTAGCTGGTATCCGAATATGGCTGCTCTGAATTTTAGAGAATGTCAAGCGCAAGCTGAGTTTTCAGTGGTCTCTGACAGTGCTTGGTGGTCCTTGGAGATGTATCATAAACACGTTTGCTAATTACGTGAAAATAATGACTAGCAGCGGATATTTAGACAGCACCTACTCTGCGCCAAGCATCATTCTCAGGACTTTACACTTTTTAACTCATTTAGGACTCACAGCAATTCTGGGACTGTTCCCATTTTAAAAGGGACACAGAGCATGGAGTCTCCTGCCCAATGTTGCACAGTCAGTGAATGGGGAAGCCCGGACGTGAACACGGACGGTCTGGCCCGGGTCCTTGCTCACAACCCGACTGCCATCGGGCTTGATGAGGGACAGGGCTGTGGAACTTGCAGGGACGTGAGGCCTCTCAGCCCAGCCGCAGCGCCCCAGGCCTTCCCCTCCTGGGGCCTTCCTGGGAACCGTGGGAAAGTGCAGCTGTGGGTGGGACCACCCCATGGAATAAGGGATTTCATCTCTTCCTGGCTTTCACATTTCTGACTCCTCTGGGCACACTCGCACCTCCTCATCTTCTGAATTCACCCAGATGCAACCTGCCTGTTCCCCACCACTGCCTCCCCTGATTCTCTGAGCCAAAGGAAGTCTCTCCCATTTAAGGGAAGTTCCCGctccctcctctggcctcccagagccCCATTGCCCTCGCTGCCCTTCTCCTGGCACTTCTCCTTGCCCGTCAGGCGCGGAGCTTCCTGCCTGCATCTCCTCAGGCCTCTCAGAGGTACAAAGGGGCACAGGTCTCTTCTACAACTGAGTTCTCAGAAGAAATCCCAGAGAGCTGTGATGCGCATCTTCCTGTGcatggggaggggggtgggcaaGGGCCTCTTTCCTGGTTGCTGTGGCCTCACTGTGGAGCCActggcctctccttccttccatcccatTCCAGAAAGGAGTCTATTCTGGGCCGAGTTACTGTTAATTGATTCACCAGAGAACGATCAGCTGTCTGGATAAACATGGAGATTGAAGAAAACAGAACCTCTGTGGAGTGGGCACCCTGTACCTGACGTAGGGTATTCTTTAGATCAAAAACAAACCTCTGAAGGGTAGTAAGTGACAGGACAGGTCCATAAGGATGGGGGCACCAGGCAGAGCCCCCAATAAGTCCTGGCCAAGGAGACAGTCTCCTATTTCATTATCACTACCCTTCTGTTCCCTTTGGAATGAAGGAGGCCGTGGCCAACTGCATAAAAGTACACATCTCGGTACACGCCGCCTTCTGCTTCCTGTCCTTTTCCTAAGTCAGGTATGTTCCTGGCAACTGTGGCTCCAGCTGAGTGATGGAAAGATAATGTCCTGAGGAATCCAGACAGCAAATAATGCAGTCGCAGATTAGGAACAGACTCTTCTCTCTGGCTCGCTTGTCTGTTCTTTTTTATAAAGCTAagccaactttgtttttcttgttcgTGTTACCGTCACCTTGTCCCTGATTAAACTGGGATGGGCTTTCTGTCATGGGAGTCTGCCCTGTCCCCCTGTTATCGCCAAAAGGCATACCTTCGCTGCCTTCTCTTACCTTGCCAAGTGCCATCTGCCCTCAGGCCTCTGcactttctgttccctctgcccagaacactCTTCCCGGATCTGTCCCTGGGTGTGGCCGTCCACTCATCCCGCCTCATCCCACAGGCTGTCTTGGATGCTTGCAGGATGCTCAGCAGTCAGTCTTGACAGCGTTCTGCTTGTGCTCATGTTTTGCATTCTTTGCAGCAATTACCACTTTCTGATATCTCTGATTTATTTGTAGGTTTGTTCGTTGCCTTCCTCATTAGAAGGCAAGGACCAAACAGCAATCACCTGGTCTAACTCGTTCCTACAGCTGAATCTGCAGCCGGAAGCTCAGGGCCCAGCTCGTAGGAGAAGCTCAGTAGTTACATGTTCAACAGTGAATGGGTGCAAGGATGGCAACTACCATGTATTCATGGTTATCCCGTATCAGACCATGTGGTAGGAACTTTTGTACAGTATCTGTCATCCTTACAAAAATTCAGCATGGTGTCATTTATACCCATTTcacaaaagagggaaagaaaagtcaAAGAGACCAGCAGTGTAACCCGCCCAAAGACTTATCAGGACTCCATGTTGCCTCCAGGATCCAAACCCACATCTGCCCTTGCCCAAATCCCACGACCATTCACTGTCCGGCACTGCCTGCCCTGTGCAAGCAGTCACTCTACTAATTCACAGCGTCCTGTGAATCCATGCAAGGAAAACCCCAAAAAGGCAACAAAGaactaaacaaaaattaattcatatattcataATGGAGTGAATTTATAAAGTGGAATTAAATTAGTGAGATAattctaatgaagaaaaaaacaaaagagaaaacaaacaaacaaacaaaaacccccaaCTTTCATTAGAGGTTAGATCTTAATTTGTTTTCTCCAAAACTTGAAACAcctttcctggaaaaaaaaaaaaaaaaaaggaacaaatgtcTATGGGTGAGGAAGGTCTGCCTCCCAGAGGATAATTGAGGTATTGCACTTAGCCCAGCTGTCGGATCACAGAGGAGGGACACAGAGGTTACCCTTACGAAGCTCTCTGCACCTTGAACAataaggagaagaggaggaagatgatgaagaagaggaagatgatgaaTAGGAGCAGGAGAAACAAGAGCAGAAGAAGGTAAGGAGGAATAGACGAAGACCACAATAATTATAACAATGGTGATGACAGCACAGGCTCACACTGTTGGATTTGTTTTAGAGTTTGGAAAACACTTTCACATCCATTTTACCTAAACCCATGTGTCATTACTGCAGTCCCCAAATTGTCATGGATCCAAAAATCACTGCCTTCTGGGTTTCTACACACTGGCTGGCTGGGTTCCCCTGGGTGCACACGATTGTTTCCTGGTGCCGTGCCAGGCCGAATCTCTGACTCATTCCCTCATTCCTGGAAGGGATTGGGGTGCCCGCCTGGGGTATAAATAGAACAGTTCTGGAAGCCCAGCTCCACAGTGACTTCCTTGCTCCCTGCCACACACGACTGGACAGCCGAAAACAGCGGCCCCACCATGAAGCTACTGACGGTCCTCCTGCTGGTGGCCCTTCCTCTCTACTGCTCTGCAGGTAAGCCCCGTGCAGGGACAGCCAGTGGGTTGGAGGCATTGCCTATTCCCTCTGGAAGAACTCTGGGTTCCCAAGCCCCAACACAGGGCAGCCCCAGGACAAAGGGTCTATGTGCAATAGGCCTTAGGATGACGATTAATTGCAGACAACCAAACAGGTAGTGCCCTCATGGACTTTGCTCTGCAGAAGAGCTACAAGTAGAGTCTCACTAAGTTCAGGATGTCCCACTAGGGTCACAGTGACCCTAAAAACCAACATGAGTCTCAGGATCAAATATTGGAATTAGCTGTTTtggcagaagggaagggaaagatgTAACTGAACGCCCCATGGCATCTGCATCCAGAAACTATGAGACAGTCACAAATCTCCTGAAATGGGAGGGGGGGGGGAAGGGACACCTCCCAGAGACAAGGCTCAGGCTGCAGTGTATGACCCtgtggggtcttgctctgccttTGCAGGGTTGATCTGAGCTCTTCGGAGATGCCGTCAGCTCCCAGTTCCTTCCTGGTCCAAGCAGACTGGGGAGGAGAACACCCAGCTTCTGGGGTCTCCCTCAAGCAATGAAGATGGGGGCAGGAAAAAGCCTGGGGAGCCGGAATGCGGGCAGCACTTGCACAGCACGTAGGAGGTGCACCCTGTGCGATTTTCTAAGCCCGTTTACATACCCACCTCTTTTCTTCCCGGAGTGGGTGCAGATGGGGAAGCAGGTGATACGCTCATAATCATCTGCATAGAAATCGCACGGCCGAGAGTACAACCAGCTCACAGGAACCCAAGGCCTGAGCTCTTTCCCCTCCACAACAGGGGTGGCCACAGCGGATCACTTCACAAACAAGAAGTTCTGTTTTATGTTCTTTGTTGTTGCAGACAATATTGAGAGTCAAGTCAAGCCAGGGGACAATATTCCAGACCCAATACTTCTATGATGCGTGGAAATCCTACCAGATGCTCTGAACGATAATAGTCATGAATGATTGCATGACTTTAAACCAAGCAAGACCAGATAATGTTTAATATGTTGCACCAAGTCAGAGCATCTCAGTTCCCGAGTGTCCTTATTAACCAAAGAGACATAGGGTTCAGCTTCTCTGGGCTTGGGAGGTAGTAGAAGAATACGCAGGACTTAAAGGGAACCCCAGAGCCTACGTTTACTCTACTGGAGTTTATAACTCTAGACCACGCACCATAATCTTTCTGAATTTCAGTCTCAGCTGGGATGTACACAGAGGACTGACACAGGTATGTTCTAAAATGGGTGCACATTTGTGGTGACAACCCCATGTTGTTATGCTCTGTTCTCAGGTTCTGGCTGCCAAATATTGGAGGACACAATCGTAGAGCTACTCGATCGAAACGTGTCCACGTCGGACATCAAAAGTGGGCTGGCAGAGTTTCTAGTCGGCAGTAACAGCTCAGAGGCTATTGATGAATTTAGGCAGTGTTTTCTCAACCAGTCAGATGAAACTCTGAAAAATATTGGATTGATGATGGTAATTTTGGCCTTTTCTCATGTGCCTTTTAACTGACCAGGAACAAGTAGGCTCTAAACTTGGCACCAGCGGTACCAAGCAACTGGTGAACAAGCTTTTTTAATATATCACTTAATTTAAATGTGTCTCTAGGCTGCTTTGCCACTTCACTTCGAGAATCTTCAGTGAATGataaatggaaaaggcaaaagagagaaaagaaacctcCAGAAATGGCTGAGCTACCCCTCAGCTCCGCACGACATACACAAATGGACACTCATATagacacacgtacacacacaaacatgcacgcacacatgaacacacacagggacagacacaaacacattttctatcaagagaaaaaaatctaattctcaAGGAGCTGCTCACTTGCAGGAGAAACCAACAAAGAAACTTAACCTAActctttacaaaaaattagaaaaatgatcttaaaaatttttatagagtcCAGAGAATACCATTTGTGCATATTATACATACTCcaatataaagaatttaaaatgaatgtCTGAGCAACCAAGATTTGTTAGCTACTTCATTGGAAATCATGCACCACTTAATTAAGTAACTTGTGAAATGGAAAGTGTAGGTTATGGGTATGAAACCAGCATAGAaaggaattatttaaaagaaatgtcaaTTGTTGTAAGAAGGAGTATTTCTATCTAGTTATATATAGATGGTGTTCAGggtggagtgttttttttttagcatttatttaatatCCCAATATTCCATCTGAGATAATCcataggagaaaatttaaaaatatacccaaAATTTTGAGGATAAAAGGGAACATCATCTGCAATTTAGGATTATGggagcattttttcttttaaaccaaaaTTATGTCAATCATTTTTAGTGTAGGGCTCCAAGAATTTGTAGTTCACAAAGGTAATGGTGGAGAACCTCAGtctgttaaaatatttctaacttttaaGACCATGCAAGGACTCAAAACCATCACATTCTTACATGTGAGCTGAGATTTTAACAATTCTGTGTTGAAAAAGTGGTATCAGAAACAGTTCAGATTGGCAGGTCTTCAATAAATAGTATAGGCAACATATTTATTGGATGAATTATTTCAAAGAACAGAGATCTtggaggaaaaaattattaaagcagTTCCTGATAGGGAAAATATCCAGAAATATGAGCACCTCTTAGGTATTAATAAGATACTTCTGATTTTGTGTCCAGTGCTAATTTCCTTGGGAGTTAGATGTTTGCAGACAAATGCAGGAAAACAACAAGAAGAAAGGTTTCTGGATTTCAATATTTGACTTTGCAGGAGAGAATTGAAAATCGAAGTGatatgtctgtttttgttttccagcaAATCATATACAATAGCCCTTGGTGTGCACTCTTTTAACCTTCCACAAGACCTTTGGCTCAGACACTGCAGACAAGACTATGGTCAGAACCTGACTTCTGATTGCCAGAAAccacaattttctttcttcttttgttcttttaagtgGGAACTGCAAGACAATTGTTGAAACctcacatacattttcatttcaataaacTAACTGCAAAACACTaaagttcctttcttttctcccataAAAAACAGGCTTTCCAGGGCCTCCCATGTCAGGGTGCTTGCTGGGGGCAGACGCAGACAGACACAGAAGGATTCAGGAAGGGACTTTCTTCCCCAGTTGTTCCCCCAAGCCTTGAGCCTCCCTCTGGAAGGTGCTGTCCCTCCCGTCATCCCACCACCTGCCCACGAGATCCTTTCTGAAGTCCTCAGGCTCTTGAGTTCTGACTTGAGGTCGTGCTCAGAGTCCTTGTTCCCACCCCAGTCCTCCTGTCCACGCTGGGCCCTGCTGGCCATGGCTGGGCTCCTCTAGGCTCACTCTAACCTCACCCAGGGGTGCAGGGCTGGGACCACGTCCAGAATGCAAAGGTGAGGCGTGCAAAGCAGGGTGGATCCCatcttgatttaaaattttgatttttagtcaTCATGGATTTGGgcattaattttggtttttaaaaatattgcattaaaatattacctaccctcagccaggcacggtggctcacacctgtaatcctagcactctgggaggacaaggtggcaggactgcttgagctcagcagttcaagaccagcctgagcaagagcgagaccccgtctccactaaaaatagaaaaactgtgGCACGCGTTGTGGTgc
Protein-coding regions in this window:
- the SCGB2A2 gene encoding mammaglobin-A, with the translated sequence MKLLTVLLLVALPLYCSAGSGCQILEDTIVELLDRNVSTSDIKSGLAEFLVGSNSSEAIDEFRQCFLNQSDETLKNIGLMMQIIYNSPWCALF